Below is a window of Atribacteraceae bacterium DNA.
GGAGTCTGGATAAACGTGCTTTTTTCCCGCATCGTCTCGTGTACTTTCCGGACCTGTTCGGAGAAAGCGGAGTCGCCGACGTTAACCCGGTGCCGCCAGTTTTCGGGAATGGTCGTCGAAGGAAGGTTAGGTTGCAGGTCCAATCTCATAACATCCTCCAGACTGACCACCCGGATCCGGCATTCCGTCGCGGCCAGATAGCGAAGCAGGGCCGAAAAGAGGATGGGATAGAGATCTCCCTCCGGTATCTCCTGAAGGAAGCCCCAGTCCCGTAGGCGGTCAATTACTCTTTTGAGAAATTCCCCTCTTTCCCGCAGGAGTCTTTCACAAGTACTCTCGTCGAAAATTCCCAATTCCCGGCGGAGGGTGAGATCGGACCCGGCGCAAAAAGCCCGCAGGGTCGGCATATCATGCGTGTTCATCGTGATGAAAGCCTGCCTTGGATAGTGATCCGGTGGGAGGGGAAATCCTTTTTCATCCTGTTCGAAGTAAAAGACCTTAGTGCACAACACACCGGACTCATCCATCAACTCCCGGACCCGGGGAGGAACGGTTCCCAGGTCCTCCCCGATGATCGTGACCCGGTTTCGTTCACTTTCCAGGGCCAATATCGCGAACAGGTCTTTCGAGAACTGCCGGACATAGGTCCCTCGGCCGGTAGAGCTCTTTTCCGGAATCCAGAACGACCGGTACAATCCCATAATATGATCGATCCGCAAAAAGCGTGAAAACCTCATGTTTTTTTGTAATAACGCCCTGAAGTGACTATACTCCTGTTTCCGGTCTATCCAGGGATTGACCGGAAGAAAGCCCCAGTTTTGACCCTGCGGGGAGAAATCATCCGGTGGCGCGCCAACTCGGGCTCCGGACGCGAAAAGTTCCTGATTGAGCCAGCATTCACTACCCTCGGGAGAGGATCCGATAGGCAGATCAAAACCCAAAATGTTTTGCTCCTGACCCACTTCCCCCAAGAACTTCTCCGTGAGCCACTGGAGCCAGCTGTGGAAAAGAACGTCTTGTTCGTTGCCGGCAATCCATTCACGTATAGCCGTCCGGTCCCGGTCCCGAAACAAAGCAGGCCAGTCCCGCCAAGATTTCTGTTCCTGTTCGCGATAAGT
It encodes the following:
- the malQ gene encoding 4-alpha-glucanotransferase — its product is MNDMKLEMVRELASLAGVDTHYDDIWGHRIQADEETLAGVLQAMGYADLSTQGLPEAIREIRKEIDFPIPPVISSRNGAGTLIPAAGWLRGILTLRGEEGMGSRFEWGGTGPLEYRLPGEFPRGYYRMEGEFSTSTGEIRFSSLLVYAPEKCWPAPADRIWGTTVAAYSLYTGKKEWIGDLRDLRDAVEVMERNGAGFVGLLPLHLLENRLPFGISPYYPLDRLLWNPVYLPLDEVAGYFEWPDFFPGRLLRSSTGPDTEPGLVDYETAWREKRAFLEKVFERFYQTERRRTTARWQDFQTFLAGEGDRGWMRAFFHTYREQEQKSWRDWPALFRDRDRTAIREWIAGNEQDVLFHSWLQWLTEKFLGEVGQEQNILGFDLPIGSSPEGSECWLNQELFASGARVGAPPDDFSPQGQNWGFLPVNPWIDRKQEYSHFRALLQKNMRFSRFLRIDHIMGLYRSFWIPEKSSTGRGTYVRQFSKDLFAILALESERNRVTIIGEDLGTVPPRVRELMDESGVLCTKVFYFEQDEKGFPLPPDHYPRQAFITMNTHDMPTLRAFCAGSDLTLRRELGIFDESTCERLLRERGEFLKRVIDRLRDWGFLQEIPEGDLYPILFSALLRYLAATECRIRVVSLEDVMRLDLQPNLPSTTIPENWRHRVNVGDSAFSEQVRKVHETMREKSTFIQTP